One region of Brachyhypopomus gauderio isolate BG-103 chromosome 9, BGAUD_0.2, whole genome shotgun sequence genomic DNA includes:
- the LOC143522460 gene encoding trace amine-associated receptor 13c-like, with product MNLTKVNQTDHCLQFSCPERFVSPCYVFLCVCAAATVLLTVCGNLLIIISVCHFKQLHTATNMLILSLAVSDFMVGLFVMPFHLSRLTESCWIFGSNICVFFVLISFFVTSVSIYNVALIAVDRYFAISNPFLYIEKVSVSNTCIVIMSMWIFLMSYNSALLYFNGTSTGLIMCPEQCLIVLNEMWSLVDLVFTFVIPCSAIIIFYAMVFVIAKKHATAIRDISVQGKDSKNMADSMKSERKAAKVLSILVAVFLACLFPYFVYATISNAVETQSFHNLVILLYLNSTINPMLYALFYPWFRRCVNILFTLQIFQKDSALINVQS from the coding sequence ATGAACCTGACAAAGGTTAACCAAACTGATCACTGTCTGCAGTTCTCCTGCCCAGAGAGATTTGTGTCTCCTTGctatgtgtttctgtgtgtgtgtgcagcagctACTGTTCTGCTAACAGTGTGTGGAAACCTGCTCATCATCATCTCTGTGTGTCACTTCAAGCAGCTCCACACAGCAACTAATATGCTTATCCTCTCTCTGGCTGTGTCAGACTTCATGGTCGGGTTATTTGTGATGCCATTCCATTTAAGTCGCTTGACTGAATCTTGTTGGATTTTTGGGTCaaatatatgtgtgttttttgttttgatctCCTTTTTTGTCACAAGTGTGTCAATATATAATGTTGCTCTTATAGCTGTTGATCGATATTTTGCCATCTCTAACCCTTTTCTCTATATTGAAAAAGTATCTGTAAGTAACACTTGCATTGTAATTATGTCTATGTGGATTTTTTTGATGTCTTATAACTCTGCTCTGCTTTACTTTAATGGGACATCAACAGGTCTCATAATGTGTCCTGAACAGTGCCTGATTGTGTTAAATGAGATGTGGTCTCTGGTTGATCTTGTGTTTACTTTTGTTATTCCTTGTTCTGCTATAATCATATTTTATGCTATGGTTTTTGTTATTGCCAAGAAACATGCCACTGCTATTAGAGATATTAGTGTTCAGGGCAAAGACTCAAAGAACATGGCAGACTCAATGAAATCTGAGAGAAAAGCAGCAAAAGTTCTCAGCATTTTAGTAGCTGTGTTTCTGGCCTGTTTATTTCCTTACTTTGTTTATGCTACAATAAGTAATGCTGTAGAAACGCAATCATTTCACAATTTGGTGATCCTTCTATATCTAAATTCTACTATTAATCCAATGCTTTATGCTTTGTTTTACCCATGGTTTAGGAGGTGTGTTAATATACTTTTTACTTTGCAAATATTCCAGAAAGATTCTGCTTTGATAAATGTCCAGTCTTGA